From one Cyprinus carpio isolate SPL01 chromosome B3, ASM1834038v1, whole genome shotgun sequence genomic stretch:
- the LOC122136588 gene encoding E3 SUMO-protein ligase CBX4-like, whose amino-acid sequence MDLPAVGEHVFAVEGIEKKRIRKGRIEYLVKWRGWSAKYNTWEPEENILDPRLLVAFQNRERQEQMVGYRKRGPKSKHPLVQLPAFARRSSILGGLEDTSLDEENQPKVEPLQIHHSRPQHYQLNSKKHHQYLPSCREISLEQHVSGKKKHFYQLNSKKHHHYQPDPKMYDTPLTRPKEVKVQDPSNKGWNLPPALQQKWIRNKDTGCLSKVKDLSIELKSLPDNANKAERALKTSAKDFALPNGISSKMKIIKNKNKNGRIVIVMSKYMDKSVHSAKVKNKDVSKKEVQHNEESTVNNTDNVSDGETSAGRENGSIENTSTFSSSSECIHKNSIKKAELPKKDTPTETEQPNSEKAAPAHMDTGLNHRKRNLSEPNEDVRNCKQFFSSRSISAPNTVLSSPQREPINLHYSRSLAHRTYSYDFSDTIPEEPIDLSCGPTKTLKQFPTAEKGSGSSAQVEKTNSHVKPFVGNVIITDITTNCLTVTFKEYVQG is encoded by the exons ATGGATCTACCTGCCGTCGGGGAGCACGTCTTCGCGGTGGAGGGCATCGAAAAGAAGCGCATACGGAAG GGCAGAATCGAGTATCTGGTGAAGTGGCGAGGATGGTCAGCCAA ATATAACACATGGGAACCCGAGGAAAACATTCTTGACCCGCGCCTTCTTGTGGCTTTCCAAAACAG AGAAAGGCAGGAGCAAATGGTGGGATATCGCAAAAGAGGGCCTAAATCCAAACACCCCCTTGTCCAG CTTCCTGCATTTGCTCGTAGATCAAGCATCCTGGGTGGTCTTGAGGACACATCATTGGATGAGGAGAACCAACCCAAAGTCGAGCCCCTCCAGATCCACCACTCACGGCCACAGCACTACCAGCTCAACAGCAAAAAACACCACCAGTACCTGCCCAGCTGCAGGGAGATCTCCCTCGAACAGCATGTGAGCGGGAAAAAGAAGCACTTCTACCAGCTGAACAGCAAGAAACATCATCACTACCAGCCGGACCCCAAGATGTACGACACGCCACTCACACGACCCAAAGAGGTCAAGGTTCAAGACCCGTCCAACAAAGGATGGAACCTCCCTCCAGCCTTGCAACAGAAGTGGATTCGGAACAAAGACACTGGCTGCCTGAGTAAAGTGAAAGATCTGTCCATCGAGCTCAAGAGCCTGCCAGATAATGCTAACAAAGCGGAGCGGGCACTCAAGACGAGCGCCAAAGACTTTGCACTTCCTAACGGCATCAGCAGCAAGATGAAAATaatcaagaacaaaaacaaaaacggaCGAATTGTCATTGTAATGAGCAAATACATGGACAAAAGTGTGCATTCAGCTAAAGTAAAAAACAAGGATGTTTCCAAAAAGGAAGTGCAGCACAATGAGGAATCTACAGTGAATAATACGGACAATGTGTCTGATGGTGAAACTTCAGCAGGCCGCGAGAATGGCTCTATTGAGAACACCAGCACATTTTCTTCGTCTAGCGAGTGCATTCACAAAAACTCCATCAAAAAGGCAGAACTTCCAAAAAAAGATACGCCTACAGAGACTGAACAACCAAACTCAGAGAAAGCTGCCCCAGCCCACATGGACACCGGACTCAATCACCGCAAGAGGAACCTCTCAGAACCCAATGAGGATGTGAGAAACTGTAAGCAGTTCTTCAGCTCCAGGAGCATCAGTGCACCAAACACCGTGCTTTCTTCTCCTCAGAGAGAACCTATAAACCTGCATTACAGCCGCAGTCTCGCCCACAGAACCTACAGTTATGACTTTAGCGACACCATTCCTGAAGAGCCTATTGATTTAAGCTGTGGTCCAACCAAAACTCTTAAGCAGTTTCCCACAGCGGAGAAGGGTTCAGGAAGCTCAGCGCAAGTGGAGAAAACAAACAGCCATGTTAAGCCATTTGTGGGAAACGTTATCATCACCGATATCACTACGAACTGCTTAACCGTGACCTTTAAGGAATACGTTCAAGGATAA
- the LOC109055930 gene encoding chromobox protein homolog 8-like — protein sequence MELSAVGERVFAAESIIKRRIRRGRMEYLVKWKGWSQKYSTWEPEENILDERLFAAFEEREREREMFGPKKRGPKPETFLMKAKAKAKGKNYEFRREMSRDLHVSFPVAEPVVTPRAREGLRTVVPTIFPPSTINRGESVRVRPPDLERDPLTHGTPLQRPLDFASSPKKRGPKPKLRPGGSSPEGVKRKADEPLSYRPSKTERSGETSNCDVIHLTQKFPAESSHIQKQMGSRTSDVKFTHGGTILKAGLGVLGHRRKDSPSGAINQSKMKHPPKNNLFRSTDQTREQLSLSFVDETDQSWLPCLKNMEKIIVTDVTSNSLTVTIKESSTDKGFFKENR from the exons ATGGAGCTCTCAGCCGTCGGGGAGCGCGTCTTCGCCGCCGAATCCATCATTAAACGGCGCATAAGGAGA GGACGGATGGAGTATCTGGTCAAATGGAAAGGCTGGTCTCAAAA ATACAGCACCTGGGAACCAGAGGAGAATATTCTGGATGAGCGTCTTTTCGCTGCATTTGAAGAAAG aGAACGTGAGAGGGAGATGTTTGGGCCAAAAAAGAGAGGACCCAAaccagaaacatttttaatgaag gcaAAAGCTAAAGCAAAAGGCAAAAACTATGAGTTCAGACGGGAAATGTCCCGAGACTTACACGTGTCATTCCCGGTAGCCGAACCGGTTGTGACGCCCAGAGCACGTGAGGGACTGCGGACAGTCGTGCCAACGATTTTCCCACCGAGCACCATCAACAGAGGCGAAAGTGTTCGTGTGCGCCCACCGGACCTTGAGAGAGACCCACTGACTCATGGGACACCGCTACAACGGCCGCTGGATTTTGCCAGCTCACCAAAAAAGCGAGGACCAAAGCCAAAGTTGCGTCCAGGAGGTTCATCCCCTGAAGGTGTTAAAAGAAAGGCAGATGAACCGTTATCTTATCGACCCTCCAAAACTGAGAGATCGGGAGAGACCTCAAACTGTGACGTCATCCATTTAACCCAAAAGTTTCCAGCAGAATCCAGCCACATTCAGAAGCAAATGGGAAGCAGGACAAGCGACGTAAAGTTCACACATGGTGGCACCATCTTAAAAGCTGGGCTTGGTGTTCTGGGACATCGACGGAAGGACAGTCCAAGTGGTGCCATAAACCAATCCAAGATGAAACATCCTCCCAAAAACAATCTATTTCGATCCACCGATCAAACCAGAGAGCAACTGTCTCTGAGTTTCGTAGACGAAACCGATCAGTCCTGGTTGCCTTGTTTGAAGAATATGGAGAAAATTATTGTTACTGACGTAACAAGTAACTCTTTGACTGTAACCATAAAAGAGAGTTCAACAGACAAAGGCTTCTTCAAAGAAAACAGATGA